GCGTCCGCGCAACGCGGAGAACCTCGGTGCCGCCGCGCGGGCCATGAAGAACTGCGGCCTGTCCCACTGGACGTGGGTCCGGCCCGAGGCGGAGGACCTGGCCCCCGCGCGCCGCCTGGCCGTCCACGCCGAGGAGCTGCTCGACGGGGTGCGGCGCGAGGACACGCTGGAGGCGGCGGTGGCCGACTGCGTCTGGGTGGTGGGCACCAGCTCCCGCAAGGTGGAGGGCAAGCGCCGGCTGCCGCCCCGGGCCGTGGGCGAGGAGCTGGTGGCCCGCGCCGCCCAGGGGCCCGTGGCCATCGTCTTCGGGGATGAGCGCAGCGGGCTGACGAACGCCGAGGTGGAGCGCTGCCATGATCTCTCGGCGGTCCCCACGGACCCCTCCCAGCCCTCCATCAACCTGGCGCAGGCGGTGCTCCTGTACGCCTACGAGGTCCGCATGGCCTCGCTCGCGGCGGCCCCCCCGCCCCCCGCCCCCCTGCCGGTGGCCGCCTCGGACGCGGAGCTGGCGCGGGTGGAGCAGACGCTGGAGACGCTGCTCACCTCGGGAGGCTTCCTCGTGGACCCCCACGCGGGGCGCACGGGCCTGAGGGACTTGTTCGCCCCCCTGCGGCGCTCCCGGCTCACGCACCACGAGGCCCGGCTGTGGCTGGCGGCGCTCCACACCCTGCGCAAGCGCCTGACGGCGGGCTGAACGCCCTCCGCCCGTTGCTCCCCCAGCAGCCAGGGGGCCCTGAGCAGCCCGCCGCCCTCGCCCGCCCTACCTTCTGGGAGACACCGGACTCCCAAGGGAGGAACCCATGCACCACAAGCCCAAGAAGGACATGAAGTTCGGCAGCGGCGGGGACGCGCCGTCCCGGCAAGCCGGGCCGGAGAAGGCCCCCGGGCGCACCCCCAACTCCGCCGAGGGCAAGGACGACGAGCAGCGACGGATGCCCGGCGGAGAGCCCGGGAAAACCCCTGGCTCGGCCGAGGGCGAGGACCGCTAGCGCCATGCCTTCGTGGCGGGCCTGCTGCTCCCCTGGCAGGCACCGGGTACAGTGCGCCGCCCATGCCCCGTAAACCGCCCCCGCGCCGCGCGCCCGCCCTTCAGGACAAAACGTCTCGCCCGGCCCGGTGGGAGGGCAAGACGAAGCCCGACTGGCTGTCCCGGGCCCTGGCCCGGGCGGGCGCCCTGCCCCTGAAGCAGGCCGAGGAGGCCATCGAGCAGGGGCGCGTCACGGTGAACGGGCGCGTGGTGCGCCAGGCGCTCGCCCCGGTGCCCGAGGGGGCGGTGCTCAAGGTGGACGGCCTGCCCATCCGCCGCGAGGTGGAGACGCACGTGCTGGCCTTCCACAAGCCGGCCGACCTGCTCACCTCCACCGTGAGCCAGCACCGCACGGGCACCGTGTACGAGGTGCTCCTGCCCCAGCTGCCGGATGCGCTGGCCCGCTACACCTGGCACGCGGTGGGCCGGCTGGACCGGGGCACCACGGGCCTGCTGCTGTTCACCAATGACGAGAAGCTGGTGGCGCACGCCACCGCCCCGGAGACGCACCTGACCAAGCGCTACGTGGCCACCGTGCAGGGCACCGCGGACGACGCCCGCGTGGAGCCGCTGCGCCGGGGCATCGAGCTGGAGGACGGGCCCACCCGGCCCGCCCAGGTCCAGGTCCGCGACGCGCACACCGTGGAGGTCATCGTCACCGAGGGCCGCAACCACCAGGTGAAGCGGATGCTCGGGGCGGTGGGGCTGCCGGTGCGCGCGCTGCACCGGGAGGCCATCGGCGGGGTGGTGCTGGATGTGCCCGAGGGCACCTTCCGCCCGCTCACCCCCGGGGAAATCACCGAAGGACTGGGCTACACGGGAAGGCACCATGGTTGATGTGGACTTGCTGGTCATCGGCTCGGGCCCGGCCGGCGAAAGCGGGGCCGTGCAGGCCGCGCGCATGGGCAAGCGCGTGGTGGTGGTGGAGAAGGAGCCCGTGCTGGGGGGCACCGCCGCCAACACCGGCACCCTGCCCTCCAAGACGCTGCGCGAGACGGCGCTCTACCTCTCCGGCTACCGGGCCCGGGGCCTCTACGGCGTGGAGCGCAGCCTGCGCCACGAGGCCACCGCCTCGGACTTCCTCTACCGCGAGCGGCGGGTGAAGGACGTGGAGCGGCTGCGCATCGGGCAGAACCTCCAGCGCCACGGGGTGACGGTGGTTCAGGGCACCGCCTCCTTCGTGGACGCGCACACGGTGCGCATCCTCCAGGAGGGCCACCCCGAGCGCCTCCTCACCGCCTCCTACGTCCTGGTGGCCACCGGCTCCTCGCCCTACCGCCCCCCGCTCTACCCCTTCGGGGATGACCGGGTGCACGACTCGGACGAGGTGCTGGAGCTGGCCGAGCTGCCCCACTCCATCGTGGTGGTGGGCGCCGGCGTCATCGGCTGCGAGTACGCGTGCATGTTCGCCGCGCTCGGCATCCCCGTGACGCTGGTGGATGGGCGAAAGGAGCTGCTGCCCTTCCTCGACAATGAGTTCTCCGCGCTGCTCGGCCAGCGCATGGCCGCGCTCGGCATCCAGCTGCGCCTGGGCTTCACGGTGGAGGACCTCCAGCTGGCCGCAGGAGCGCCCCTGCGGCTGACGCTCTCGGGGGGCGAGGTGCTGGAGACGCACCAGGTGCTGGTGGCCTCGGGCCGCTCGGCCAACACCGCGGGGCTGGGGCTGGAGGAGGTGGGCGTCACCCTGGGCACCCGGGGCCTCGTGGAGGTGAACGGCGCGTACCAGACGGCCCAGCCCCACATCTACGCGGTGGGCGACGTCATCGGCTTTCCCGCGCTGGCCTCCACCTCCATGGAGCAGGCGCGCGTGGCGGTGCTGCATGCCTTCGGGATGCCGCGGCGGCTCTCGCCCATCCTGCCCTACGGCATCTACACCATCCCCGAGGTGTCCATGGCCGGCGAGACCGAGGAGGCCCTGCGCGCGAGCGGCACGCCCTACGTGGCCGGCCGCGCCGCGTTCGCCACCAACCCCCGGGGGCAAATCATCGGCGAGCAGCACGGGCGGCTGAAGCTGCTCTTCCACCGCGAGAGCCTGAAGCTCTTGGGCGTCCACGTGCTGGGCGAGCAGGCCTCGGAGCTGGTGCACGTGGGGCTCACCGCGCTGGTGGCGGGCGCCGGCGCCCAGCTCTTCCTGGAGACGTGCTTCAACTACCCCACGCTGTCGGAGGCCTACAAGACGGCCACCCACAACGCGCTCCACCAGTTGGAGCACCGGGAACAGGCCGCCCCCGTCAGCACGGGGACGTGAGGCGGCCTGCCTTGCCCGCGCGTCTTAGCGGCGCGGGCCCGTCACCTGGCGCAAGGAGACGTCATCCACGAAGGTGCCACTCCCGTTGGAGGTGCCCACGTCGCGCAGCTCCAGGCGGGAGTTCGGGCCGTCCGCGCGGACGCGCAACGTCGTATACGTCCACGCCGTCTCGGAGAGGCCCTGGCCACTAGCCTCCAGCAGGGTGACGACCTCGCCATTCCACACCACCTCCAGGGCGTTGTCCGAGACCTCCGTGCCCGGGCGGGCCGCGAACGCCAGCCGCAGCTCGTACTCGGCCCCCGGCCGCGTGGCCACGTCCTGGAAGATGCCCGTGTTGTCGGCCCCATCCAGCTCCACGAGCTGATCTCCCGACGCGGGGCGGCCCGCGGCGCGGTTCTGCACCTCGATGGAGCGCCCCACGGAGCGGTTCCACCCGGGCACGTTGGGCACGAGCCGGTAGTTGCCCCGCGGAAGCGAGGGCTGCTCGAACCCCCCGTTGATGAGAAGCTCCCCACGCTGGCCCGGACCGGGACCGGGACCAGGACCATGGCCAGGGCCGGGACCATGGCCCGGGCCAGGGCCCTGCGGAGGCTGCGGGGCCTGCCGCGGCTGGAAGGTCAGCCGCACGTCGCGCACCGCATGCAGCGCGGTCGCATCGCCGGTGGCGGCCGACAGGGCCAGCCGGTCCGAGGTGAGCTGCACCGGACCGCGCCAGTCGATCTGCTGCTCGCCATTGAGGAAGACGCGGATGCCATCGCGCTCCACCTCGACGCGCAGGGTGGCCCAGTCGTTGCCGGTGTAGACGGCCGGGTTGCGGCGCGTGGCCAGCGTGCGCCCCGTGCCATCGGTGAGCACCAGGCCGCGCTCCTCGCCGTACAGGGGCATGTGCACGCCAAAGCCCTGCCCGTCGGGGGTGAAGCCGCGCGTGCCGCCCGTGGGCAGGCTGTCGCGGCGGTTGGGCGCGCGGCGGCCGAACATCAGCACCAGCCCATCCCCGGAGACCCACGGGCCGATGCCGCCCCGGTTGTACGTGGAGAACTGGAACTGCACGGCGAACGGCGCCTGCACGGGCTCATTCAGGAAGACGGCCCCCGCGGCCTTGCGCCGGTTCTCGGGAACGAGCACCAGGCGGTTGGCCTCCACGCGGGGGTAGCCCGCGTTGAGGGTGGACAGGAAGGTGAAGCGCGCCGAGTTCTGGAAGCTGAGGGGCGGCGTGTCCTGAAGGGCCGCCTCCCAGCCGGAGCCGCCCCCCCAGGAGGGCTGGCCACCGGGAACCCGCACGGCTTGCAGCGCCGCCGGAGCGGGCTCGGTTTGAGCCCACGCCCCGGCCGAACTCAGCCCCAGCCCCCACGCCCCCAGAATGGCCAGCACTTCGGCGCGCCTTCGATGATTCAAACGCATGGTGTCCCTCAGGAATGGCTCCAGGCGCACGTGTACTTGAAAAGCGCCCTCCAGGAACAGGGTGTCCGGGCGAAGCCTTGAACTATCCTCCGGCCCATGCGCTCTTCCTGGCTCCTGCTCTCCGCGCTCATGGCCCCTGCCCTGGCGGCCGCCGAAGGCCTCGGGGCACACTTCGCCCTCTCGGCAGGCGCGGGCCGGGGGCTCTCGGGCCCCTCCATCCCCGCGAGCGACACGGGCCTGGCCCTCCTGGGCGGGGCCTACCTGGAGCTGGGAGGCGCCTTCTCCCTGGGCATCGAGGCGGCCACGTACGCGCACCTCTCGGACCTGCAATCCCTCCGCATCCTCCTCACGGAGGAGGGCCCCCTCCCCCTCCGGCGCCGGGAGACCTTCGGAGCCTGGCGCCTCGCCCCCGCGCTGGAGTGGCGCCCGGACACCGGGGCGCTCCGGCCCCGCGTCTCCGCCTCGCTGGGGTTCTACCGGCTCTCCTCGCACGCCATCTCCGAATCCCCCTTCTCCCGGCTCAACTCTGACTTCACCGACGCGAAGGGCACCCTCGGCGCGGGCCTCTCCCTGAGCCTGGACTACTTCATCCACCAGAAGCTCGGCGTGGGCGTGACGCTCCACTACGACTCCGCCTACAACAACTTCGACCAGGGGCTCACCTCCTGGGCGAGCGTGGCCGCCGGCGTGCGCTTCTAAGCCGGCACAGCCCTGCCCTTGGGGGCAGGCCCCTGTTGGAAACCCGGGCGGCCGCCGCACGCACAGGCTTTCCGAAAAACAGTCTGCCCCGGCAAAGCACTGGCAGCACTGCCCAGGCGCCGGGCGAGAGGCCAGCATGACCGCATGGCCACCCTGCCGTCCCTTCAGTCCATTCGCGAGCAGCTCCGCCAATCCCCGTTCATCCCGGAGATGGCCACGGAGCTGGGCGTCTCCGTGGAGGAGTACATCGAGCAGGTGGCGCACTTCGCGCTTCAGCCTCACCCGGAGCCCCAGCTCGCGGTGGTAGAGACCGACGCGCTGCTCGCCCAGGGCCACACCCCTCCCCGGGAAGAGGACATGGCGGGCTACCTGGACCGTGCGGTGCTCGCCGCGGGCGCGGAGCACCGCACGGGCTTCACCCCGGCAACGCGGGGCCCCGTCTCGCTCACGGGTGAGGCCCTGGAGGCCCCGGAGCCGGATCCCCAGCGTGAAGAACTCCAAGCCTATCTGGAGCTGCAGCGTCTCAAGGCCCGCATCACGCGGGACTGAAAAGGAGTGTCCATGGGGTTGAAGCTTGGCGGTTTCCTCAAGGAGTTGGGCGGGCGCATCGGCGCCTCGCCCCCAGGCATCGCGCAGTACGCCCGGTCACCGCTGGGCCCAAAGGCCCTGTGGGCCGGACTGTCCCGGGTGACCGGCGCCCTGGGCACCGCGCTGGGCCAGCGGCTGGCGCGGCTTGGCCAGCTGGGAGGAACAGGCAAGTTGCTGAGCGCGTTCTCCGGGTTCGCCAGCCGCTTCCTGGGCCCGGCCACCCACCTGCTCAGCCACTCCGGACTCAACGGGCTCTGGGGTTTCCTCCAGCGGGCGGGCACGCCCCGGGAGCTGCTGGGCATGACCCAGCAGCTCATGGCGGCGCGCCGCGCGTGCCCAGCCCAGAATCCCACCACCGAGCTGATGGCCAACCGCAACGTCTTCCAACTCGTCGCCTACCGCCATGCCCAGACGCTGAAGCAGCCCAGGTAGAGCCAGCCCCCACTGGGCCCCAGCACGCCCTCTCCCAAGACGTGGAGGCCCCTCCCCTGCGGCCACCCGCTCAGCCGTGGTAGACGCGCGAGGCGACGATCTTCCCGCCCCGCACCTCCAGCACCTCGGCCACCGGCATGGGCGGCTCCCCGGGCGCGTGGCGCAGGTACTCCATGAAGACGCGCTCCCCGTCCGCCGTGAGCGCCGTCTCCTCGTAGCGCAGCCCGGGCAACCGGGCGTTGGCCTCCTTCCACCACTGGGCCAGGGCCGGCTTGCCCACCAGCTTGCCCCCGGTCTCCGGGTGCAAAACCCGGATTTTCGGAGAAGTGTGCGTGGCGTCCTCGGCGTACAGGGCCACGAGGGCCTCCACGTCGTGGGCGTTGAAGGCGCGCAGCCATTGGCGCGCGAGGGAGAAGTTTTCAGTGGCACTCATGTGTTAGGAGACCTCGGGAAGGCGTACCGCAGGCCCCAGACGCAGGGCTCCAGCGCCTCTCCTCATATAATGATGCAAGCCAGGCTGGTAGGCGGAGGTGGGGGCACGGAAGCGCCCCACCGACATGCGGATTTGGCTGGAAACTTGAACTTGTGGGAAGTAGAGGCCCCGCCTGCCCTGTTCCCTCAGGCATTTCAAAAGAAGAAGGACCAGATCGTGGCCTCCAACGTACCCATCGAAAAGATTCGTAACATCGGTATCTCCGCCCACATCGACTCGGGCAAGACGACGCTGTCCGAGCGCATCCTCTTCTACACGGGCCGCATTCACGAGATCCACGAAGTGCGCGGCAAGGATGGCGTCGGCGCGAAGATGGACTCGATGGACCTGGAGCGTGAGAAGGGCATCACGATCCAGTCGGCCGCGACCTACGCCATGTGGGGCGAGCACAACATCAACCTGATCGACACCCCGGGACACGTGGACTTCACCATCGAGGTGGAGCGCGCGCTGCGCGTCCTCGACGGCGCCATCCTGGTGCTCTGCTCGGTGTCCGGCGTGCAGTCCCAGTCCATCACGGTGGACCGGCAGATGAAGCGCTACCGCGTTCCGCGCATCGCGTTCGTCAACAAGATGGACCGCGCTGGCGCGAACTATGATCGCGTGGCCGCGCAGCTCAAGGAGAAGCTCAACCACCACCCGGTGAAGCTCCAGTACCCGATCGGCGCCGAGGACCGCTTCACGGGCCTCATCGATCTGGTGCAGATGAAGGCCTTCTACTTCGATGGCGAGAGCGGCGAGAACGTGCGCGAGGAAGAGATCCCCGCGGACATGCTCGACGAGGCCAAGCTGCGCCGTCAGGAGATGGTGGAGGGCGTGGCCGAGGTGGATGACACGCTCGGAGAGCTCTTCCTCGCCGACGCGGCCATCAGCAACGACCAGATCGCCGCGGCCATCCGCCGGGCGACCATCTCCCTGAAGATGACGCCGGTCATGTGCGGCTCGGCCTACAAGAACAAGGGCGTGCAGCTCTTGCTCAACGCCGTGTGCAGCTACCTGCCCAACCCCAAGGAAGCGACCAACGAGGCCCTCGACCAGAAGAACAACGAGGCCAAGGTCATCCTGGAGTCGGATCCGGCCAAGCCCTTCGTGGGCCTGGCGTTCAAGCTGGAAGACGGCCGCTACGGGCAGCTGACGTACATGCGCGTCTACCAGGGGCGCGTGACCAAGGGCGACTTCATCTTCAACCAGTCGAACCAGAAGAAGGTGAAGGTCCCCCGCATCGTGCGCATGCACGCCAGCGACATGAACGACATCAACGAGGGACAGGCCGGTGACATCATCGCCCTGTTCGGCGTGGAGTGCGCCTCGGGCGACACGTTCACCGACGGCACCGTGAACTACACGATGACGTCCATGCACGTGCCGGACGCCGTGATCGCGCTCGCGGTGAGCCCCAAGGAGCGCACCTCGACGGCCAACTTCTCCAAGGCCCTCAACCGGTTCACCAAGGAGGACCCCACCTTCCGCGTGCACCGCGACGAGGAGAGCGCCCAGACCATCATCAGCGGCATGGGCGAGCTGCACCTGGAGATCTACATCGAGCGCATGCGGCGCGAGTACAACTGCGAGGTCATCGCCGGCAAGCCGCAGGTGGCCTACCGCGAGACGATCAGCCAGAAGGGCGAGTTCTACTACACGCACAAGAAGCAGACCGGTGGTTCCGGCCAGTTCGCGCGCGTGTGTGGCTACCTCGAGCCCCTGCCGGCCGACGCCGTGCAGCAGTACGAGTTCGTGGATGACATCGTGGGCGGCTCCATCCCCCGCGAGTTCATCCCCGCGTGCGACAAGGGTTTCCAGGAGGCCGTGAAGAAGGGCAACCTCATCGGCTTCCCCGTGGTGGGCGTGCGCGTCGTCATCAACGACGGTGCGTTCCACGCGGTGGACTCCAGCGAAATGGCGTTCAAGACCGCCGCCATCATGGGCTTCCGGGAAGGCTACGCCGCGGCGAAGCCCATCATCCTGGAGCCGATGATGAAGGTGGAGGTGCAGGCGCCCGAGGACTTCCAGGGCTCCGTCGTCGGCCAGCTCAACCAGCGCCGCGGCACCATCCTCAGCACGGAGAACCGGGACGGCTACCTCATCGCCGTGGCCGAGGTGCCGCTGAACGCCATGTTCGGTTACTCCACGGACCTGCGCTCGGCGACCCAGGGCAAGGGCGAGTACACGATGGAGTTCGCCAAGTACTCCCCCGTGCCGAAGAACGAGGCGGAGGCCCTGATGGCGGCCTACCGCGAGAAGCAGGCGGCCGAAGCCGCGGCCCGCAAGTAGTCCGGGCATTCGCTCTACACGAAGTGCAGTAAAGGGAGGGCGCCTCACGGGTGGAGGCGCCCTCTTCCTTTTTCCGGGTCCCGTTTGTTCGGAGCCCTTCCTCCACCCGGACCTGACGAGAACCATGACTTTCGAAGAACTGAAGCTCTCCGAGCCGCTGCTTCGCGCCGTGAAGGCCGAGGGCTACACCACGCCCACCCCTATCCAGCAGCGGGCCATTCCCCCCGCGCTCACCGGACAGGACGTGCTGGGCTGCGCCCAGACGGGCACGGGCAAGACCGCGGCGTTCGCGCTGCCCATCCTCCACCGGCTGTCGGCGGGCCGCCCCCCTCCCGCCGCGCATGGCCGCCCCATCCGCGTCCTCATCCTCACCCCCACGCGCGAGCTGGCCAGCCAGATCGCCGAAAGCTTCCAGGCGTATGGCCGCTTCACCGGCCTGTCCTGGGCGGTCATCTTCGGCGGCGTGGGCCAGCACGCCCAGGAGCAGACGCTGCGCCGGGGCGTGGACGTGCTCATCGCCACCCCGGGCCGCCTGTTGGATCTGATGAACCAGGGGCTCGTGTCCTACAAGGCGCTGGAAGTGTTCGTGCTCGATGAGGCGGACCGCATGCTGGACATGGGCTTCATCCACGACGTGAAGCGCGTCATCGCCGCGCTGCCCCCCAAGCGCCAGACGCTCTTCTTCTCGGCGACGATGCCGCCGGAGATCCAGTCCCTGGCGCAGGGCATCCTCAAGAGCCCCGTGCGCGTGGAAGTCACCCCGGAGTCCACCACCGCCGAGACGGTGGAGCAGAAGATGTTCTTCGTGGAGCGCGAGCAGAAGCGGCACCTGCTGGTGCACCTGCTGGGCGACACCTCCATCCGCCGCGCCCTGGTCTTCACGCGCACGAAGCACGGCGCCAACCGGGTGGCCAAGCACCTGGAGTCCTCGCGCATCAGCGCCGAGGCCATCCACGGCAACAAGAGCCAGAACGCCCGCGAGCGCGCCCTGAGCGCCTTCAAGGACGGCAGCTGCCGGGTGCTGGTGGCCACGGACATCGCCGCGCGGGGCATCGACATCGAAGGCATCACCCACGTCATCAACTTCGACCTGCCCAACATCCCCGAGTCCTACGTGCACCGCATTGGCCGCACCGGC
Above is a window of Stigmatella erecta DNA encoding:
- a CDS encoding pseudouridine synthase, coding for MPRKPPPRRAPALQDKTSRPARWEGKTKPDWLSRALARAGALPLKQAEEAIEQGRVTVNGRVVRQALAPVPEGAVLKVDGLPIRREVETHVLAFHKPADLLTSTVSQHRTGTVYEVLLPQLPDALARYTWHAVGRLDRGTTGLLLFTNDEKLVAHATAPETHLTKRYVATVQGTADDARVEPLRRGIELEDGPTRPAQVQVRDAHTVEVIVTEGRNHQVKRMLGAVGLPVRALHREAIGGVVLDVPEGTFRPLTPGEITEGLGYTGRHHG
- the sthA gene encoding Si-specific NAD(P)(+) transhydrogenase, coding for MVDVDLLVIGSGPAGESGAVQAARMGKRVVVVEKEPVLGGTAANTGTLPSKTLRETALYLSGYRARGLYGVERSLRHEATASDFLYRERRVKDVERLRIGQNLQRHGVTVVQGTASFVDAHTVRILQEGHPERLLTASYVLVATGSSPYRPPLYPFGDDRVHDSDEVLELAELPHSIVVVGAGVIGCEYACMFAALGIPVTLVDGRKELLPFLDNEFSALLGQRMAALGIQLRLGFTVEDLQLAAGAPLRLTLSGGEVLETHQVLVASGRSANTAGLGLEEVGVTLGTRGLVEVNGAYQTAQPHIYAVGDVIGFPALASTSMEQARVAVLHAFGMPRRLSPILPYGIYTIPEVSMAGETEEALRASGTPYVAGRAAFATNPRGQIIGEQHGRLKLLFHRESLKLLGVHVLGEQASELVHVGLTALVAGAGAQLFLETCFNYPTLSEAYKTATHNALHQLEHREQAAPVSTGT
- the fusA gene encoding elongation factor G encodes the protein MASNVPIEKIRNIGISAHIDSGKTTLSERILFYTGRIHEIHEVRGKDGVGAKMDSMDLEREKGITIQSAATYAMWGEHNINLIDTPGHVDFTIEVERALRVLDGAILVLCSVSGVQSQSITVDRQMKRYRVPRIAFVNKMDRAGANYDRVAAQLKEKLNHHPVKLQYPIGAEDRFTGLIDLVQMKAFYFDGESGENVREEEIPADMLDEAKLRRQEMVEGVAEVDDTLGELFLADAAISNDQIAAAIRRATISLKMTPVMCGSAYKNKGVQLLLNAVCSYLPNPKEATNEALDQKNNEAKVILESDPAKPFVGLAFKLEDGRYGQLTYMRVYQGRVTKGDFIFNQSNQKKVKVPRIVRMHASDMNDINEGQAGDIIALFGVECASGDTFTDGTVNYTMTSMHVPDAVIALAVSPKERTSTANFSKALNRFTKEDPTFRVHRDEESAQTIISGMGELHLEIYIERMRREYNCEVIAGKPQVAYRETISQKGEFYYTHKKQTGGSGQFARVCGYLEPLPADAVQQYEFVDDIVGGSIPREFIPACDKGFQEAVKKGNLIGFPVVGVRVVINDGAFHAVDSSEMAFKTAAIMGFREGYAAAKPIILEPMMKVEVQAPEDFQGSVVGQLNQRRGTILSTENRDGYLIAVAEVPLNAMFGYSTDLRSATQGKGEYTMEFAKYSPVPKNEAEALMAAYREKQAAEAAARK
- a CDS encoding DEAD/DEAH box helicase; the encoded protein is MTFEELKLSEPLLRAVKAEGYTTPTPIQQRAIPPALTGQDVLGCAQTGTGKTAAFALPILHRLSAGRPPPAAHGRPIRVLILTPTRELASQIAESFQAYGRFTGLSWAVIFGGVGQHAQEQTLRRGVDVLIATPGRLLDLMNQGLVSYKALEVFVLDEADRMLDMGFIHDVKRVIAALPPKRQTLFFSATMPPEIQSLAQGILKSPVRVEVTPESTTAETVEQKMFFVEREQKRHLLVHLLGDTSIRRALVFTRTKHGANRVAKHLESSRISAEAIHGNKSQNARERALSAFKDGSCRVLVATDIAARGIDIEGITHVINFDLPNIPESYVHRIGRTGRAGAVGTALSFCDGEERAYLRDIERTIRRNVPVMADHPFRSGQAAPTPTDPGEAHTRPAQEGRRHPGGQRPQGRGPGNGQGEGRHRRRGGGRPGGQGGNARQAEGHRGSGGRGSEGGSRGSGGRPSGASAPAQASSRPAPPPVRTAPKWL
- a CDS encoding nuclear transport factor 2 family protein, encoding MSATENFSLARQWLRAFNAHDVEALVALYAEDATHTSPKIRVLHPETGGKLVGKPALAQWWKEANARLPGLRYEETALTADGERVFMEYLRHAPGEPPMPVAEVLEVRGGKIVASRVYHG
- a CDS encoding RNA methyltransferase gives rise to the protein MVLPIRFVLMRPRNAENLGAAARAMKNCGLSHWTWVRPEAEDLAPARRLAVHAEELLDGVRREDTLEAAVADCVWVVGTSSRKVEGKRRLPPRAVGEELVARAAQGPVAIVFGDERSGLTNAEVERCHDLSAVPTDPSQPSINLAQAVLLYAYEVRMASLAAAPPPPAPLPVAASDAELARVEQTLETLLTSGGFLVDPHAGRTGLRDLFAPLRRSRLTHHEARLWLAALHTLRKRLTAG